The DNA sequence CCCTACGACACCCGGCTCGTCTTCCCCGAGGGCGGCCGCGCGCAGACGAGTTGGGCCCTCTTCGGCACGCACATGGCCTGGGCGAACAACCCTGACCGCACCGACCCGGACAAGCAGGAGAACACCTTCGTGCGCGAGCGCCGCTACTGGTCGGGCCCCAACGAGGACCCCACCCGCACCGGCAGGACCGAGTACGTCCCCTGGCCCGACAACGGCCGGCCCAACGACCCCGACAACCACCGCAAGTGGGACGGCGTCGCGCACTACATCGCGGAGCGGTCGGTGATCGGCTCCTTCCCGTTCGTCACCCGCTTCAACACCGGCCACGGCCGGGCGTTCTTCCTCGACGGAGTGCGCCGCTCCGACCGGGAGTGGAACAACGCCGGGGCCCAGGACCTGCTGCCCACCTGGCAGTGGTGGGTGCGCGGTGAGGGCGACGGCGCCCCGGCCACCGTCGACTACGACCCCTCGATCGCGTACGACGGCGGCTCGTCCCTGCTGGTCTCCGCGGCGCGCGGGGCCGCCCGCGCCACCACCGTCCGGCTCTTCAAGACGAGCCTTCGCGTCACGGGCGGCGAGCGCGCCCGCCTGGTGTTCCGCACCGAACGGCCGGGCCGGGACAGCGGCCTCGAACTGGGCCTTGTCTTCGAGGACGCCCCGGAGCGCACGTCGTGGCTCGCGGCCGGACCGGCGGCGGCATCCGGCTGGACCACGGTCACGCTGCCGCTGGAGGCCTTCCGGGGGCGGACCGTCGCGGCGCTGCACCTGCGGGTGTCGCCCCCGTCCACGGACGCGTACCGCCTGCACCTCGGAGAGCTGGCCCTGCTGCCCCCGGGCCCCTCCGAGGCCCCTGCCCGGCCGACCGGCTTCACGGTGGAGAAGACCCACCCGGACGCGGCGCGCACCCAGGCCGAGGTCTTCCTCGCCTGGGACCTCGCAGAGTCGGGCGTCTGGTACTACGACGTGTGGCGCCTGCGCCGGGACGAGACCCCGGAGCCGCTCGGCCGTGTCTACGACGACGTCCACTACGTCAAGTCCCTGACCCGCGAGGGCGACGAGACGACCACCACTCTGTCCCTGGTGGCCGTGGCCCCGGACGGCACCCGCTCGGCTCCGGCGACCGCGCGGGTGACCTGGGCCTAGCAGTGGCCGTAGGCCGACCGTCCGCTCCACTGTCCGCTCTTCGGCGCGACCCGTTCGCCGTCGCCCTGCCCGGACCGTCGGCACCATGCCGACGTCCCCGCCTCACCGGCGGGGGCCTGGGCGGCGGTCCGGCTCTCGTCGCTGCCCGTGCCGCTGACAGGAATCTGCCGGCGGTGCCCGGCCTCCGACGCCGAGGCCGGTCCCGGCGGCATGAATCCGACGGCCGCCAGTGCCACGGCCACGGTGAACCCCGCGATTCTCAGGCTCATTCGCCCTCCCCCTAGGAATGGGTGATCCCGCGATGTGCGGGCCGGTGTCAGACTCATCGGCCCGCTCTCGGCCGCTCAAGGGCCTTCGTCCGTCCCGGACAGAGGGAGCCTGTCCGGCCTTGTCAGGGCCTCTGTCCGAGATCGAGCCGGACACCGCGGACCTGTTTTCCGCGCGGATCGCGCGGGTTGCGCGGCCGTCGGACCGACGCGACCATGCCCGCATGGGGGAATCAGGGGGCTTACAGCCCGAACAAGCCACATCCATCGACGAGTTCGTCATCGCCCTGGGGCAGCTCAAGCGACGCTCGGGGCTGACCTATCGGCAACTGGAGCTGCGGGCAGCCGCGCGGGGCGACGTCCTGCCCCGCAGCACCCTCGCGGACGTTCTGGCCGGGAAGACCAGGCCGCGCCCCGAGCTGTTGGCCGCGTTCGTCCGGGCGTGCGGCGAGGAAGAGCGGACGGAGCGGTGGCTCGCGGCGTGGGACGGCCTCGCCGCACCGGCCGCGACAGCCCCCGAGGAGGCTCCGCCGAGCCGCTCCGGTCCTCGTACCGCTCGTACGCCGCGGTCTCGGAAGTGGCTGCTGTCCTGCTTGGCCGCGCTGTCGCTGGTGGGCGCGACCGCCTGGGTGGTCATCGCCTCGGGCGAACCGGAGGGAAGCGGGAGGGGTGCCGCCGCGTCCGTTTCCCGGAGCGGGGAGGACCGTCTTCCCGGGGGGCGGGTGGAGATCCGCCCCGCCCTTGCACCGCGCCTCTGTCTGACCGACGGCCGCGCACCCGGGTACGAGCCCTTGGTGGCCGTGCAGCGGCCCTGTGCGGACGTGGCGCCCCAGGAGACTCTTCTTGAGCCGGTCGGCGAGGGCGAGTACCGCATTCGCTGGTACCACCCCGATCACGGCAAGGCCTGCCTCAAGGCGCTGCGGGGCAAGCCCGCCGACGGGCTCCTGGAGCCCTGGGAGGCCTGCGAGCAGAGCAGCCGGTTCCTCATCACTCCCTACGGGGCCGACGGCAGCCGCCAGTTCGTGCTGCGCGTGGCCGGGCAGGGCTGCGTCACGGTGCGGGGCGCCGGGACGGCGGAGGGTGCCGCCGCGACGATGGAGCCGTGCCGGAAGAAGCACGGGCAGGTCTTCGTCATCGAACCCGCCCCCTGACGAGGAGCGCTCACGCCCGGCGCGAGGTCGCGGCCAGCGAGCCGAGGAGGGCGAGCGCCTCGCTGCTGGGTGAGGACGGCTCGGCGTGGTAGACGACGAGTTCCTGGCCCGGGGCCGAGCGGACGTCGAAGGTCTGCATGGTCAGCTTCAGCGGCCCGACGTCGCGGTGGTCGAAGCGCTTGCGCTCAAGGGCCTTGCCCCGGGCGTCGTGGCGGGCTCACATCTCGGTGAACTCAGGGCTGATGTCGAGGAGTTCGCCCAGCACCTGCCGCACGCACGGGTCGTCCGGCGCCGTGCCGTGGCCGAGCCGGAAACCGGCCACGCAGTGGCGCAGCCGCCCGAGGTCGACGTCAACGAGATCGTCGTACGCCCCGCCCACCAGCGCTGACACCACCCGCACCCGCTGAAGCCCTTGAGGCCTCCTCGGCCGTGTCCGGCCGATCGACCGATCACGACCGAGGAGGCGCGGTTCCCACCAGGAGCTTGCGTGTCGCGACGGCTCGGGTCAGGAGGGGTTGAGCTTGATCGCGAAGGCGACCCAGACGACCCAGGAGGGGCGGTCCGACCACCCTCCGCGGATGATTTCGTTGAGTTCCCGGGAGTCCGGGTGGTTGATGGTGATCACGGGGCCACCGCTGTCACCGCCGCGCGCGGCCGTGGCTCCGTCCTTCTGGACTCCGACCGTCGTGAGGACTCCGGCATGGTCGAACTCGACGTTCGTGACGCGGATCCCGCACACCACCTTGGAGTTGTGGCCGAGCTGGCACACCTCGTCGTTGACGAGGTTGCTGCGCACGCCGTTGAGGTATCGGGTGTAGCCGGTCGCGTCGAGGCCGTCCCAGGTGCTGACCGCCGGGATGCCGGACATGCAGCGCGCCTCGGGGTGGCCCGCGTTGTCGAGGGCCGCGCCCGCGTAGAAGGGCGGGGTCCGAGCCCCGCCGCTGCCCTTGCAGGACCTCGTAGCGCGGTGTGGTGCCGTTGGCCATGCGAGCCTCGGACGCGGCGGCGAAGTACGCGTCGGCCTTGGCGGCGTCGCTGGCCATGACCTTGATCGAGGTGCCGTCCACGGAGTGCCCGATGCCCTGGATCTCGAAGGGAAGCCCGGAGCCGAGGTTCTTGAGGCGGTTGATGTGCCGCAGGAGTTCCGTACGGGTCGACGGCGCGGACTTCACTTCGACGAGTCCGAGGTCGGCCTTGGGTGCGCGCGGCTTCACCTGGGCCAGGAACGCGTCCTTCTTGCCGGGGTCGGTGAGGAAGAGCTCCACGGTGCGGTGTCCGGGCGCGATGCGTACGCCCGTGAACCCGTCCTGGCGCTGTTCCCTGCCGACCTGCTGCGCGGTGCTGCCGACGAGCCGCAGCGGGTTGAGGATCGCGGCCTTCTGCCGGACCGTCAGTCGGTCCAGATCGGCCTGGGCCAGCGGAGCCCGGTCCGGGGTGCGCCAAAGGTGTGTCAGGGGTGCCGTAGTGGCGCATGAACCCCTGCCCCCCATTGCCCTCTGTCCCCGTTACGGGCGGGCCCGTTCGTCGATCTCGGCGATCAGTGCGGTCACGCGGGAGCGGATCTCGTCACGGATGGGGCGTACGGCCTCGAGGCCCTGGCCCGCCGGGTCGTCGAGGGCCCAGTCGAGGTAGGTCTTGCCGGGGAAGACCGGGCAGGCGTCGCCACAGCCCATCGTGATGACGTAGTCGGACGCCTCGACGGCCTCGGCGGTGAGGACCTTGGGCGCGGCGGAGGCGATGTCGACGCCGACTTCCCGCATGGCCTCGACGGCGGCCGGGTTGACCTGGTCGGCGGGCAGGGAGCCCGCGGAGCGGACGTCGACGCGGTCGCCCGCGAGATGAGCGAGGAATCCGGCGGCCATCTGCGAACGTCCGGCGTTGTGCACGCAGACGAACAGCACGGATGCGGCAGGGGTGGGAGACATCGGGGCTTCCTTCGGTGGTTGCTTCGGTGCTTCCTTGGCTGCGGCCGGTGCTACGCCGAAGCGGTCAGCAGCTTCCCCATCGCCGCGAGCACGCTCGGCGCGACCCGGTAGTACACCCACGTACCGCGCCGCTCGGAGGTCAGAAGGCCCGCTTCCTTGAGCTTCTTCAGGTGGTGCGAGACGGTCGGCTGCGAGACCCCGACGTCGGAGATGTCGCACACGCACGCCTCCCCTCCCTCGTGGGAGGCGATCAGCGAGAACAGCCGCAGCCGCACGGGATCGCCGAGGGCCTTGAACATCCGCGCCGCCCGCTCGGCCTCGTCCGCGTCGAGCGGCCGCTCGGTCAGCGGCGGGCAGCACGGCGCCACCGCCTGGTCCACCAGCGGAAGCACCACCGCACTCGAATTCGACATATGTCTATGTTGACAGATGTCGAATCACGGAGGCAAGCTCACTGTATCGACCGACATCGAATCAGCAGTATCGACGCCTCACCCCGCACAGGAACACCCATCACCGGAACACCCCGTGCCGGAACACCCCGTACCGGAAGATCCCATACCGAAAGATCCCGGAGCACTCCATGACCGAGAGCACCACCCCCCTCCCCACCGTCGTCATCGGCGCCGGCCCCATCGGCCTGGCGGCCGCCGCCCATCTGATCGAGCGCGGCCTCGACCCACTGGTCCTGGAATCCGGCTCGGCCGCGGGGACCGCGGTGCGCGAGTGGTCGCATGTACGCCTCTTCTCCGCCTGGGCCGAGCTCATCGACCCGGCCGCGGAGAAGCTCCTCTCGCCCACCGGCTGGGCCCGACCCGACGGCAGGACGTATCCGACCGGCGGAGACTGGGTCGAGCGGTATCTGGAGCCGCTCGCCGACGCCCTCGGCGACACGGTCCGCTACGGCACGACCGTGACCGGCGTGGCCCGCGCCGGACGCGACCGGATCGTGGACTCCGGCCGCGCGGACCAGCCCTTCACCGTGCACGTCAGCACCGCCGACGGCCGCGAGGAGCGCGTACTCGCCCGAGCCGTCGTCGACGCCTCCGGCACCTGGAGCTCCCCCGGCCCGCTCGGCGGCGACGGGCTGCCCGCCCTCGGCGAGCGGCGGGCCGCCGACCGGATCTCCTACCGCGTCCCGGACCTCGAGGACCCCGCCGTACGCGCCCGTTACGCGGGCAGGCGCACCGCCGTGGTGGGCTCCGGGGCCTCCGCCTTCACCGCCCTCGCATCGCTGGCCGACCTCGCCGCCAAGGAGCCGGGCACGCACGCGGTGTGGATCCTGCGTCGCGGTATGGGCGCGAGCACCTTCGGCGGCGGCGAAGCCGATCAGCTCCCCGCCCGCGGAGCCCTCGGCCTGCGCGCCAAGGCCGCGGTCGACAGCGGACTCGCCTCCGCGGTGACCGGCTTCCGCACCGAGGCCGTCGAGCGTGACAGTCAGGGGCGCCTGGTGCTGGTGGCCGAGGACGGCCGCCACCTCGAAGGAGTCGACGAAGTGGTCGTCCTCACCGGCTTCCGCCCCGACCTGTCCTTCCTCGACGAGATCCGTCTCGGCCTGGACGAACGCCTCCAGGCCCCCGTGGACCTCGCCCCGCTCATCGACCCGAACGTCCACTCCTGCGGCACCGTCTACCCGCACGGCGCGAAGGAGTTGTCCCACCCGGAGACAGATGTCTATCTGGTCGGCATGAAGTCGTACGGACGCGCCCCCACCTTCCTCGCCATGACGGGCTACGAGCAGACCCGCTCCGTCGCCGCCGCCCTGGCCGGGGACCGGGACGCCGCCGAACGGGTCGAGTTGACGCTCCCCGAGACCGGGGTGTGCGGCGGGCCCGGGCTCTTCGACCAACCCGAGGGCGACACGTCGGCCGGAGGCTGCTGCGCCGCTCCCACCACAGTCGCGCTCGACTCGCCCTCGCCTCGTGAAACGTGACCTCGCGCCCACGCGCACGCGCCTGACGTTCCCGGTCGGCCGCAACAGACCCTTCATCACGGTGAATTAGCGGCGATCCACCCCCTCACCGCTTCTACACTGATGTAGATTCCTTCGCGATTTCCCCCCGAAGGAAGAAGCCAGTGCCTCACGCCGAGATGTCGGAGAGTTCCGCCGCCCTTGAGCACACCCTCGAACAGGCCCTGCGGTCCAGAGAGTTCAGGGACGCGGCCCGCCGCATCAAGAACGTCCCCAGCGCCGTACAGCTCCGTACGCGAGCTCGCAGGGCGCGCCGCGCGATCCTGGCGAAGGCGGACGAGGAGTACACCCGCTACGTACGCGCCCGGGCCGCGGCCGATCGCTGTGGACCACGCAGGCGATGCGCCGGTGCGGTGTGCCGGGCGGGCGGCCGTGCCGCGCTCCTCTCCACGCTCGTGCCGGTGCTCTCGGCCGTCACCGCCGAGGTGCTCCTCCTCACCGGTCTGGCCCTGGCCACCTTCACCGAACGGCAGTACCTCCCGGAGGCCTTCATGACCGTGGGGCTGATCGCGGCGACCGTGGCCGTGGGGTCGGCCCTGCCGGACCTCGCCCGGTCGCCGGGGCGTACGACGCGTCGGCGCGCCGTCCCGGAGGCAGCCGCGCGCCCCGCGCCGGACCGCACCATCGAACAGGCCCGCGCCGCCTGGCACATGGCCCTCCTCGAACGCGGCGTCATGCCGTTCCTGCTCAGCTGCCTCACCGAACTCCGCCCCGAGGACACCGGGTAACCGTACAGAGTTCGATACGTCGCCGTTCGATACGTCGCCGGTCGACGCAACCCGGGTGGACCGCCAGGCGTCCTTGCCGGAGGACGACGCACAAACGCGCGCCGCGACAAGCGATGGAGGATGAGCAGTGGGTGTTTCCCTGTCCAAGGGTGGCAACGTTTCGCTGAGCAAGGAGGCGCCCGGCCTGACCGCCGTTCTGGTCGGCCTCGGCTGGGACGTGCGGACCACGACGGGTACCGACTACGACCTCGACGCATCGGCTCTGCTGTGCGACGACTCCGGCAAGGTGATCTCCGACCAGCACTTCATCTTCTACAACAACCTCACGAGCCCCGACGGCTCGGTCGAGCACACCGGTGACAACCTCACCGGCGAGGGCGAGGGCGACGACGAGGCCGTCAAGGTCAACCTCGCCACCGTCCCGGCCACCATCACCAAGATCGTCTTCCCGGTCTCCATCCACGACGCCGAGAACCGCGGCCAGAGCTTCGGCCAGGTCCGCAACGCCTTCATCCGCGTCGTCAACCAGGCCGACAACCAGGAGATCGCCCGCTACGACCTCTCCGAGGACGCCTCCACCGAGACCGCCATGGTCTTCGGCGAGCTCTACCGCCACGGCACCGAGTGGAAGTTCCGCGCCGTCGGCCAGGGCTACGCCTCCGGCCTGCGCGGCATCGCATCCGACTTCGGCGTCAACGTCTGAGCACCGACACGCCCCAGCCGTAGCACCCCGGACCGGCCCACGCGCGTCATGCGTGGGCCGGTCCTCGTATGACAGTGACGGTGACAGCGGCTGGGGGGGGCGGTGCCAGCGGCTGGGGGCGGTGCCAGCAGGTGGCGGTGGCGGTGGAACTCGGGCGCGATGACAATCGTTGCACTGGCACACACCCCAGCACGAGGAGCCACCCCTTGTCCGCCAGACCGACGGACCCCCCGGGGCACTGTCCCGGACCATCCCGCCCCACCCCGGCCGCCACGCCCCCACCGGCTGACCCGGCCGACCGCGGCACCCCGCGGGATGGTGTTCGATGAGTGCCGCGCTCGGCCTGCTCGCCGTCCTCGTCCTGACGGTGGGCACCGGCTATTTCGTCGCCCAGGAGTTCGCCTACGTCTCCGCCGACCGGCTCGCGCTCGCCCGCGAGGCCGAAGCGGGCGACCGCCGCGCCGACCGCGCCCTGAAGGTCCTCGAACGGCTCTCCTTCATGCTGTCCGGCGCACAGCTCGGCATCACCGTGACCGGCCTCGTCGTCGGCTTCCTCGCCGAGCCGTCCGTGTCAGCGCTGCTCAAGCCGCTCCTGACCGGCATCGGCATCCCCGAAGGCGCCGTCACCGGCATCTCCGTCGCCCTCGCCTTCGCGCTCGCCACCGTCGTACAGATGGTCCTCGGCGAGCTGGCGCCGAAGAACCTCGCCCTCGCCGTGCCCGAGCGCCTCGCCAAGTCCCTCGCCGCCTCCACCCTCGCCTATCTGAAGGTCGTCGGCCCCGTGGTGCGGATCTTCGACGGTGCCGCGAACCGGCTGCTGCGCCGCGCGGGCATCGAACCCGTCGAGGAGCTGCACCACGGCGCCACCCTCGAAGAGCTCGGCCACCTCATCGGGGAGTCCCACGAGCGGGGCGAGCTGCCCGAGGACACCGCCGCGCTCCTCGACCGCGCCCTGGAGTTCTCCGAGCGCACCCTAGGCGAGGTCCTGGTGCCGCGCGTCGACGCCGTCTTCGTCCGCAAAGAGGCCGGCGCCGCCGAGGCCGTCGGCCTCATCGCCCGCCACGGCCACTCCAACTACCCGGTGCTCGGCGACCACCCCGACGACGTCACCGGCGTCCTGGGCGTGCGCGAGCTGATGCGGACCCCCGCCGACCGCCTCCCGGAGGCGACCGCCGCCACCCTCGCCCGCCCCGCCCTGCTGCTCCCGGAGACCCTCGAACTGCCCGACGCCGTACGGCAGATGCGCGAGCGCGACGACGAGTTCGCCGTCGTCCTCGACGAGCACGGCGGCGTGGCGGGCATCGTGACGTACGAGGACATCGCCGAGGAACTCGTCGGGGACATCGCCGACGAGACCGACCAGGTCGTGCGCGTGGCGGTCCGCGACGGCCAGGGATGGCTCGTGGACGCGGGCCGACGGCTCGACGAGGTCGCCGACGCCACCGGCATCCACCTGCCCGAGGAGGACGACTACGACACCGTGGCCGGGCTCGTCGTCGACCGGCTCGGCCGCTTCCCCGCCATCGGCGACCGCCTCGCCATCCCGCTGCCCGACGGCGCGAGCGTGGCCGTCGACGTCCGCACCCTGGACCGGCACGTCCCCGAGCGCGTGCGCCTGGAGGTACGGCCCGCCCCCGACGCCGGGGCCGACGGGCGGACACGCCCCGAGGAGACCCGTTCATGAGCTTCCCCATGGCGCTGTTCGTCACCGTACTGCTCCTCATCGGCAGCGGCTTCTTCGTCGCCGCCGAGTTCGCGCTCGTCGCCGCCCGCCGCCACCGCGTGGAGAAGGCAGCGGCCGAGGGCCGACGCGGCGCACAGGCCGTGCTCGCCGGCATGCGCGAGCTGTCGCTGATGCTGGCGGGCGCGCAGCTCGGCATCACCGTCTGCACCCTGGGCCTCGGCTCGGTCTCCAAACCCGCCATCTCCCACGAGCTCGACCCGCTGCTGCACCGCCTCGGCCTGCCCAGCGGGGTCAGCTACGGCGTCTCCTTCGCCGTCGCGATGATCGTCGTGGTGTTCCTGCACATGGTGATCGGCGAGATGGCGCCCAAGTCCTGGGCCATCGCCCACCCCGAGCGCTCCGCGATGCTGCTCACCCCGGCTTTCCGTACGACGGTCAAGGCCGTACGCCCGCTCATCTGGGTCCTGAACAAGGTGAGCAACGCCCTGGTGCGCCTGTGCCGGGTGGAGCCGCGCGACGAGCTGACGTCCGTGCACAACCGCGAGCAGCTCACCCACCTCGTCGCCGAGTCCCAGCGCCTCGGCCTGATCAGCCGCGACGACTCCGAGCTGATCACCCGCTCCCTCACCGAGCCGCTGACCCCGGTCGGCGACCTCCAGACCCCGGCCGCCGACATCACCGCCGTCGACGGATCGGCCGCGCCCGAGGACGTACTGCGCATCGCGGCGGAGCACGACCGCACCCGACTGCTGGTGCGCGACGGCGCCCGGGTGCTCGGCTCCGTCCACGCGCGCGACGCCCTGGTCGCCCGGACCCGGGGGCGCGGCACCAGCGCGCGGGAGCTGGCCCGGCCGCTGCCGGAGCTGTCGGCGGACACCACGCTCGCCCACGCGATCGAGCAGCTCCGCCAGCGGCGCGCCTCCCTCGCCGTGGTCTGCGACGACTCGGGCCGACTGACCGGCCTCGTCACCCTGGACGACCTCCTGGCCCGCTACTTGCAGCCGAACCCGTCCTGAGAGTCGGTGAGTCGGCCGGAGCCCTTCTTGTGCGGGGTGGCGCCAAAGTGCTGCCGTCAGACTCGGATCAGGCTGTAGGTGCCGGTACCGTCCTGCCTGCCGCTGGAGTACTGGCGTATGAACTCCCCGTCCGCGTACCGGTCGTGGCCCATCATGGAGCCGGTGTACTTGTTCTGGACACCGATCTTCGGGCTGCCGGGTACGTCGCGGTAGATGTAGAACCGCTGGAGGTCGTCCTCCGTGCAGGTGACCGTCGTCAGGGCCGCCCGTTCGGCGGCCGGGTTCTGCCCGGCGATGGTCGCGCACCCGCCGATGCCCCAGTTCCACAGGGACGCCTCGATGACTCCGTTGCGCTCCGTCACGTTGCACAGGCGCCAGTTGTCCAGGTGGGCGCTGAAGATGCTCGAGGGCCGCAGGCGGATGCCGTCGGCCGCCAGGATCGGTGCGCCCCAGGACAGGGGCTTGCCGGGTACGGCGATCTTGTAGACCTCGGCCTGGCAGTCCAGAGCGGCCCGCGTGCTGCGCCCGGTGGCCTTGGGCTGTCCGGCGGGCTTGCCGCTGGTGAGAGCCGGGGGCTGCACGAGGCGGTCCCGCTTCTGCTGCGCCGTCGGCGCCACCGCACCCGCCGGGTGCTCGGCCTTCGCGGCGGCCGAGCCGCAGTCGAGGAGGTCGCGGGCCTTGGCCATGACGCTGCCCGCGGGCACCTGGTCCTGGCAGCGCACCGCGCCTTCCTCAAGCGTGGTGTAGGTGGTGAAGTTGCCGCCCTCGGGCCCCTCGCTCCACTTCAACGCCCAGCTGCCGTCACCCTGCTGGACGCGGTTGCAGTTGAGGCTCGCGTAGGTGCCGGTGACCTTCTTGGTGCCCTTGTAGACGCCGTAGTAGCCGGGCTGGCCGAAGTTCCACGTGACCGAGTTCGACTCGCTGCTGGTGGAGGAGTAGTCGACCTTGACGTTCAGGCCCAGGCTCGCGCCGGCCTTGCTGAGGGTCTCGACGGCGAAACCGCCCTCGACATTGCCGTTGAGGCCGACGGAGACCGAGATGGTCGTCTGGGTGCTGGTGGTGATGGTCTGGTTGCCGGTGGTGCCCTCGGTGATGAACCAGCCCTTGAAGTGGGTGATCGTCGGGGACACTTCGGTGGTCTTGATGTACGGGTGGCGCGTGCCGAGGTCGGCCGCCGTGCAGGTGTCACCGGGCCGGACCGCCGCTGTGCCGGTGGGTGTTGCGGCAGCCGGTGAGGCGGCCAGGCTCATGGCGGTGACCGCCACCGCGGCCGCCGCGGCGGTCACCGCCATGCGTGATCTGCCGAGGTGGCTGACGGGTCCTATGAGACGCATCGTTACCTGTTCCCCCTGGTCGTATGTGTGTCCGGTCGGGGGCGAATGTAGCGGCCACAGGGGGTGGCGGCGTGAGCCCCGAACTGGCCACACAGGGAGGCCTGTTCCTCCCTTGGCACACACCATCACCGAGGGCCAAGGACAGCTGCGCCAGGGCGAGGCGCTGAGAGGCCGCCTTCCCTCGGCGTGGCATGACCGGCGGGCGTCTAGTGATCCGCGTGCTGCCCGTGTGAGGTCTCGGGCTGCTGTATCCACGCGGCCAGTAGCCGGAGCGCCTCTTCGGAGCTGGTGCCTGCCTCGGCGGTGTAGACACTCAGCCGCTGGTCCGGGTCGGCGGGCAGCGTGAGGGACTCGTAGTTGAGGGTGAGCGGGCCGACGATGGGGTGGTGGAAGTGTTTGCTGCCGTGCGTGTGCCGATACACGTTCTGGTCGGCCCACCAGCGGCGGAAGTCCTCATCCGTGATGGAGAGTTCGCCGACGAGTTCGGCAAGCAGCGGATCGTGGGGATGGCGTCCGGCGTCGCGCCGGAGCGAGGCGACGATGTCCTGGGCGTGGGTGTCCCAGTGGGGATAGAGCGAGCGGGCGGTCTCGTCGCAGAACATGAACCGCACCAGGTTCCGCTCGCGGTGCGGCAGCGCGTCGAAGTCCGTGAGCAGTGCGCGTGCCATCTCGTTGGACGCGAGTACGTCCAGTCGCCGCCCCAGCACAAGGGCGGGGGTGTGCTCGAGGATCCGGAGCAGGTCGCGCAGCCCCGGGCGGACCGGCTGCGGACGCGTCGCCGTGCGGCGGGGCCTGCCTGCGGCGGGCTTGGCGAGCTGGAACAGATGGGTGCGTTCGACGGGATCGAGGCGCAGCGCGCGGGAGAGGGCGTCAAGTACGGTCTCGGAGACGTTCAGTCGGCGTCCGCGTTCCAGGCGTACGTAGTAGTCGACGCTCACGCCCGCCAGGTGCGCGACCTCTTCGCGGCGCAGTCCCGGCACGCGCCGAGAGCCGCCGTCGTCGGACAGGCCCGCCTGACGCGGGGTGATCCGTGCCCGCCGAGAGCGGAGGAACTCACCGAGAGCTGTGTTGCGGTCCATGCCGTTCACGATAGGGCCCAAGATCGCCCCGACGGCCGGTGAGAGGGGGACTGGCAGTCCCCCGGTCCGGCCGTCCCCGGGGCGAGGCGGACCCCGCGGAAGCCGTTCAGCGGCCGATTCCGGTGCTGAAGTGGAACGCGTCGAGACCGGCCGTCGGGGGCCTCACCGCCCCGGCCGGCCTCTGTTCGCATCGTATGAAGGGAACTCCTGTGTCGGACACCAAGACATTTCTGATCACCGGCGTCAGCACCGGCCTGGGCCACGCACTCGCTCGCGCGGCGCTGGCCGCGGGCCACCGGGTGGTGGGAACGGTGCGCACGCCCGCCGACGCACGGGCCTTTGAGGCGCTCGCCGGCGACGCGCACGCCCGCATCCTGGACGTGACCGACCATGACGCGGT is a window from the Streptomyces spectabilis genome containing:
- a CDS encoding hemolysin family protein codes for the protein MSAALGLLAVLVLTVGTGYFVAQEFAYVSADRLALAREAEAGDRRADRALKVLERLSFMLSGAQLGITVTGLVVGFLAEPSVSALLKPLLTGIGIPEGAVTGISVALAFALATVVQMVLGELAPKNLALAVPERLAKSLAASTLAYLKVVGPVVRIFDGAANRLLRRAGIEPVEELHHGATLEELGHLIGESHERGELPEDTAALLDRALEFSERTLGEVLVPRVDAVFVRKEAGAAEAVGLIARHGHSNYPVLGDHPDDVTGVLGVRELMRTPADRLPEATAATLARPALLLPETLELPDAVRQMRERDDEFAVVLDEHGGVAGIVTYEDIAEELVGDIADETDQVVRVAVRDGQGWLVDAGRRLDEVADATGIHLPEEDDYDTVAGLVVDRLGRFPAIGDRLAIPLPDGASVAVDVRTLDRHVPERVRLEVRPAPDAGADGRTRPEETRS
- a CDS encoding hemolysin family protein, yielding MSFPMALFVTVLLLIGSGFFVAAEFALVAARRHRVEKAAAEGRRGAQAVLAGMRELSLMLAGAQLGITVCTLGLGSVSKPAISHELDPLLHRLGLPSGVSYGVSFAVAMIVVVFLHMVIGEMAPKSWAIAHPERSAMLLTPAFRTTVKAVRPLIWVLNKVSNALVRLCRVEPRDELTSVHNREQLTHLVAESQRLGLISRDDSELITRSLTEPLTPVGDLQTPAADITAVDGSAAPEDVLRIAAEHDRTRLLVRDGARVLGSVHARDALVARTRGRGTSARELARPLPELSADTTLAHAIEQLRQRRASLAVVCDDSGRLTGLVTLDDLLARYLQPNPS
- a CDS encoding helix-turn-helix transcriptional regulator; its protein translation is MDRNTALGEFLRSRRARITPRQAGLSDDGGSRRVPGLRREEVAHLAGVSVDYYVRLERGRRLNVSETVLDALSRALRLDPVERTHLFQLAKPAAGRPRRTATRPQPVRPGLRDLLRILEHTPALVLGRRLDVLASNEMARALLTDFDALPHRERNLVRFMFCDETARSLYPHWDTHAQDIVASLRRDAGRHPHDPLLAELVGELSITDEDFRRWWADQNVYRHTHGSKHFHHPIVGPLTLNYESLTLPADPDQRLSVYTAEAGTSSEEALRLLAAWIQQPETSHGQHADH